CAGCTTCCATGAGCCTGAAACCACGCCGTTGCCGACGCCTTTCACGGGCTCCCATTTCACGGTTTTCATGCCGGGGTAGGCGAGGTACTTGCAGGCGTAAATGGTTTGGATGTTGTAGGCCTGCACGCCGATTTTTTCCATTTCCCAGCGGTAGGTGTTCTCGCCCAGATCAACCAGCTTGTCCACTTTCGGGAAGTGCGCGACCGATTTGGGGACGTCCGACAACAGTTCAAAAACCTGCTCAGGCGACCATGCAACTTCAAATGTTTTGTTCAGCTCTACAAATGTGGTAAACGACATAGGTTTTGTTCCTTCAATTTATGTGAGATTTTTTCGGGGGATGGGTTTCCGGACCTGACCCGGGTTCCGGTCCTTTTTTAAATTGGTTTTGTTTTTTTAGGGGGATGGGGAAGTTTCGGGACCGACAAAAAGTTCATGCATCGCATCGAGCTCTTCCTGAAAGGCATCCACAATGGCGGCAGGGTCGGGGATGATTTGTGCATCGGTCGCGACCCCGATCCGGACTTTGTTGTTGTAGCTGATCACGCTGATGCCCAGGCCAACGCGTCCGGCCTGCGGCACCCAAAACAGGATGTTATCAACTTCGCAGCCGGCAAGGTAGAGCGGCACCGAGGGGCCCGGTACATTGGTGAGCACAAGCGAGGTTTTGGTTCCGATGACATCCACCACCAGGCTTTCGATTTCTTTCGGCGCCGCGCCCATGGTGTTGAGCACCAAAAAAGAGACAAAGGCCTCGGGCGTATTTTTGAGCTCGTCCATGCGGCGTTTTTGCTCGGTAAGACGTTCGCGCAGGTCTTCCATGCCCACGGGCAGGCTTAGAAACACAAGGCCGAATTTGTTGCCCATTGCAAAGGGGTCGGTCGATTGACGGATATCCACCGGAATGGCCGCACGGATGTTCATATCGGTCGTTTCTTCTCCCCTCGCTTTGAGGTAGCGCCCCAGCGCACCGGCAGCAGCCGTGACGACCACATCGTTGACCGTTGCCCCGGCTCCCCGCCGGATTTCCTTCACCCGCTCCAGCGGAATTTCCCACGACCAGGAGGCCAGCTTCTGATTCTGCAGCTTTTGCTTGAGCATTGTTTTCGGGTCGGGCCAGCGCAGCACCAGCCGCCCCAGACTGAAGCCGCCTTCGATCGTCATTTTCGCCCAGTCGAACACCTGTGATGGGCGCTTCAGAAGCCGGTAGCTCAGCTTCACCATGGTTTCCGCCGACACCCATGCGTTCAGCAGCACATCCACGACCGGATCCAGAAAGGTAGGACGCTCGGTGCTTTCGGCTTCTTTTTCGGGCTTGAGGAGCTTCTTATCGGTCGTCATCATCGAAAGCAGCACCCGAACCAGGGCATTGCCGTCCGCTATACAGTGGTGCAGCCGGATGATGAATCCCGTGCCTTCCCGCACATCATCAATCATAGTGATGTGCCAGAGCGGTTTGTCGTAATCCAGGGGCGTGCTCATCAGCGTGCCGGCCAGCGCCTGCAGCTCATCCCGCGGATTTTCGTTGGCGATGGAGGTCCGGGTAACATGGTCTGCCGGGTCGAAAAAGGGCACATCTTCCCAGTAGGTATCTTCAAAAATAATTCCACGGAGGATTACACGCTGCCGGAAGCGGTCAAATTTCATGAGACGCTCTTTGAGCAGCTCCAGCAAATCATCATACAAAACCTTCTCTTTGGTTGTAAGCAAGGCCGTAACCATCATCAGGTTGCTTGGCTCTTCCATCCGCAGCCATGCGCGGTCCACATTGCTCATCAGCTCCCGTCGGGCCATATCAAATTGTAAGTCTAAGGTGTTGGGATGTAAGGAGGGGGTATCTGATCCCCGAGCTGCATAATCCGCAAAATAATGCCATTGTGCGAACCTAATTTTATTTTATTTGAAGCGTGTTTCCTTAGAAGGTCGCTTGCTGACCGCTAAAGAGGCTGCGCCGCTCGTTGTCAGCGTCTGAACGCAGGGAAAGCCCAACAGCCAGCACATCCCCCGGCCGTAAGCCGCTTATAATTTCTGTATTCACGCCATCGCTGAGGCCTGTTTCAACCGCAACCACTTCAAGCTGCCCGTCGCGCAGCACGTAAGCCCGCGGCTGCCCTTCATCGAAATGCGCGGGTGTCGGCGGACGAATACCATCCGGCAGCCGGGCGCGAAGGGCGGTATTGCGCACCCGAACGACGTCATGCTGTTCAGCAGTAATCACAGAGACTTCCGTTGTCATGCCCGGTTTCAGCAGCAGATCTTCATTGCTGACTTCGATCAGGGTTTGGTAATGAACCACATTGTCTTCGATAACAGGCGCGTTGCGCACCTGAATCACTTCACCCGAAAAGGTGCGCTCCCGATAGGCGTCAACGCGGAAATTAACCCGCTGTCCTTCCCGAACCTGCCCTATATCGGCTTCTGAAACATTGGCGTAGATGTGCATTACCCGCAGATCGGAAGCCAGCTGAAACAGTTCGGGGGCATTCAGGCTTGCGGCTACGGTCTGCCCGACATCCACATTGCGGGAAATCACGATTCCGTCAGCAGGGGCGGTTATGGTACAGCGGTCAAGTTCACGTTGTGCGCGTTCGAGGGCATGGCGTCTTACCCGCACCTGTGCTTCGGCCTGTCTCAGGGTAGCCGAAGCCTGATCCACATCTGACGGGGAAACAAACTGCCGCTCCCGCAGCTCCTGAACCCGCTGCCACTGCATACGGGCGAGCTCCAGCCCCGCTTCAGCACTGGCAAGCTCTGCCCTTGCCGAGCTTAATTCCGCTTCAAAAGTCGAGGGGTCAATTCTGGCGAGTACCTGCCCTTTTTGGACAACCGTGTTGAAATCGACGGTGATTTCTTCAATAATACCCGAAACCTGACTGCCCACAGTTACGCGCTGTACGGGATGTATGGCCCCAAAGGCCACAACGCGCCTGGAAACATCCCCGGTTTCGACTTCAACGGTTGCCAAGGGCGGCAGCGTCCCGCTCCCTTCAGCGCCCGGCTGCCAGATGAACCAGGCTACCGCAGCAAGTACAACGGGGATCAAAATGTAAGCTGTTCGTTTCATGGTAAATGGCTGATATTTGTACTTTTCCTTTTTGAGTCAAGTAATGGATTTTAGCACTAAAGTTCTGTTAATTAGTCTTAGCTATGCCAGATCAATTGTAAAACCGCCCCAATCAACACCCGTGCCGGATACAGCAACAGACGTGCTTTCCCGAATCTAACAAACAATCCATCATCCATGAAGTTCGACACACCCGCCTGCCATATCCTTCTTATTGAGTCTGATATGGCAATCCGTATGCTTATTGAAGATTTCATTGATGAGTTTTTTCTGAACTACACCTTTCATACCGTTTCCGGCTTTGAAGAGGCTACGACTTTTCTTGAAAACACAACACAGCCGGATGTCATCATTTGTAACAGCAGTCTTTCCGGTGAAAACTCGACACAACTGATCCGGCAATTACTGGCTATATGCCCCGATATTCCGCTGATCATGCTGAGCAGCTATACCAACCGGCAGGAAGTCGTTGAATGGGTCAAAATGGGTGTGTCTGATTACCTTTTGATCGACGACCTGAGCCCAAGCCTGCTCCACAAGTCGGTCATGTTTAGCATTGAACGCAGGCATAGCATTCAGGCACTGAAACAATCCGAGCGCCGCTATCGCGATCTTTTTGAGTACAGCCCTTTGCCCATGTGGGTTATCGACCTGGAAACAAGCTGCATTTTAGATGTAAATGAGGCCGCAGTTAATACATACGGCTACAGTCGCGAAGATTTTCAACAACTCGATATCCGTGATATTTATCCCGGCATAACATCCGCTGAGCTTCGATCATGGCTAAAAAATGAAACAAGTCAGGCAGTGAAGGATCACGGTGTTTTTGAACATTACAGCCGGGAAGGAAATGTATTACAAATGGAAATAAAGAGCCGGGTGATGGAGTATGAGGGAAGACGGGCACGGCTGATCATTGCACATGATGTAACTAAACTGAAGTCCTATATTGAGGCGATTGAAGACCAAAATGAGCGTTTTCGCGAAATCGGCTGGCTTCAGTCCCACATTGTCCGTGCGCCCCTTGCCCGTATGCTGGGTTTGATTAACTATTATAATGATAATATGGCTGCGCAGTCATCCCAAAAGAAAGAGGCGACAAAACCGGCTGCCGGTTTGAATTCGGAACCGGATCAGGGATTTGATTCAGAAATGAGCACGGAAGAAATTTTGCAGTATATTGCCGCAGCCGCCGCTGAACTGGATCAGAACGTCCGCGATGTGGTTTCAAAGACAACCCGAACTGAACCTGACTCACCTGAATGAAAAAGTTTACCATCACTTTTTTTCTGTCTGCGCTGATTCTCGCAGTTATCGGCTGGGCCGACCTTTCCGGCCTGGGACTGGCATTTACAGAAGGCACTGATCCCGGAGAGGACGCCGGATTTGGCGGATTCGGTACCTGGGTGAGTTTGCTGCCCCCGCTTGTAGCCATCGCGCTGGCGCTCATCACCCGCGAGGTCGTGCTGTCGCTTTTTGCCGGGGTCTGGATTGGGGCGTTGTTTATCGCAGGCTTCAATCCCTTCACAGGTACCGCTGATTCGTTTGGGTTCCTGATCAGCGCAATGTCTGATGAGTATCACGTCGCCATCATTATGTTCAGCCTGATGCTGGGCGGGATGGTAGGCCTGATGAGCCGGGGCGGCGGAACCAAGGGCGTGGTTACCGTGCTGGCAAAGCTGGCCAAAAACCGCACACAGGGACAGTTCATCACCTGGATTTCGGCTTTATTTCTGTTTTTTGACGACTATGCCAACAGTCTCATCCGCGGGAGCGCGATGCGCCCGATGACCGACCGGCTGAATATCTCCCGGGAAAAGCTGGCCTATATCGTGGATTCTACGGCAGCCCCATTGGCAGTAAGCGCGGTCATTACAACCTGGATTGGCTTCGAAATCACGCAGATTTCAAACTCTCTTTCCACGCTGGCCGCACAAACCGAAGATGCGGCACTTGCTGCACAACTGCAGGCCGGCGCAGATAATGCCTTCATGATTTTTCTGCACTCTGTGCCTTATCTGTTTTATCCGCTGCTCGCACTCGGATTTGTACTGATGATCATACTGATGAAGCGCGATTTCGGACCGATGCTCGATGCTGAGCGCCGGGCGTATTCAGGCGGCGGGGTTCTTCGGCCCGGTGCCGTTCCGGCTTCTGATGTAAACCTGGAAAGCCTGCAACCGCTCGACGGCAAGCCGCTGCGCTGGTACAATGCTGCAATTCCGGTACTTACCGTCGTGATCGTTGCCATTTACGGACTTTACAGCACCGGGGCGAGCGGACTCGAAGCGGGCGAGCGAAGCCTGACCAACATCATCGGTGGAGCCGATCCCTTTGCAGCACTGGTCTGGGCTTCCTTTGCAGGATGCTTTGTCGCCATGGTGCTTGTTGTAACACAGCGCATTCTCAGCGTTGGTGAAGCCCTTGAGTCCTTTGTAGGCGGAATGCAATCCATGATGATGGCCATCATTATCCTTGTATTGGCATGGGGACTCGGCGAAGTAACGCAGGCAGTTGGTACCGGTTCCTACCTGGCAAGCCTGCTTCAGGATACGCTTCCGCTGGTGCTGCTGCCTGGTTTGGTATTCTTTATTGCGGCGGTCACTGCTTTTTCAACGGGGACTTCCTGGGGTACGATGGCGATTCTGTTCCCGGTTGTGATCCCGCTCGCAGTCGTAATGGGAGCCGGTGTGGGCTTTGCGGGTGGTGAAAATTACGGGATTTTGCTGGGCGCGATCAGCTCAGTTATGGCCGGCGCCGTATTTGGCGATCACTGTTCTCCGATTTCGGACACAACGGTAATCAGTTCCATGTCATCTGCCTGCGACCTGATTGATCACGTACGCACGCAGCTGCCCTATGCGCTGGTTGTAGCCGTTGTAGCACTCCTTGTTGGCGAAATCCCCGCCGCTTTTGGCGTCTCCCCGGTTTACGGCCTGATTGTTGGCTTCGTACTGCTTTATATTATTCTGAGAGTTTTTGGGAAGAACCCGGAGGAAGTTAAAGCGTTAGCGGCTTGAGTAAAGCAACTTTCCCATTTGATCAGGAAGCACAGCAATAAATATGATGTTGTTGGATCAGGAACTGATTACCGAACTTCAAGAATCAGAGCTGCACTTTCGCGTAAATCCCAAAATATTGGCTTTTTTCTGATCCGCTCTTCCCCTTAATAAAAAAACGCCCGGCACATTGCTGCACCGGGCGTTTTTTATGGTTAAATGTTTTCTTCTGATTTAATCAGTAATCTCATCAAGCCATTCGGAAGCGTCTTCCTGCCATTGGGCAAATTGTGAACTTACATCGCTGTAAGTATCAGTTGCCGCATCGCTTACTGTACCCCAGGTATCGGATGTTGCATTGCGGGCGTCGGCAAGGGCGCGGTCAACAGCATCGCGCTGACCTGTCAGCTCTTCGTAGGCTTCTTCAAAATTTTCGCGGGAAGCTTCATCGCCTGCGCGCTCCATCCGTGTTTGAATTTCAGAAAGCTGATCATCAATATCATCACGCAGGTCTTCAAGCTGTGAAGTCAGCTCTTCGCGTTCCTGCTCGAGGGCATAATCATTGGAGCTTTCTTCTCCGGCACAAGCAGTAAAAATGAGGCTGACTGCTATCAGCAACACAGCCGGTGTTATAATCTTTGGAAATAGGCTATTCATATTTTCTCCTTTATTCTGTTCACTTAATTGATTTAAAAAGGTATTTGCTCGATTAGTTTAATCGAGCCAGCTTTTAATTTTTGCTACAATTTCTTCTTTTGTTTTCCCCGCTTTTTCCTGAATTTTTCCAATCAGTTCATCTTCTCTGCCTTCCATATAGGTAAGGTCATCATCGGTAAGTTCACCATACTCTTGTTTCAGTTTACCTTTAATCTGATTCCAGTTTCCTTCTGAAATATTCATACGTATTCTTTTTTGGTTTGAATTAACAACAGTATAAATGAGTTGCCGGACCGAATCGTTTGGATATATACATTAAGTCTTATTATCACTTCGGCTTAATTATATTCATACTTTTTCAATTGCCGCGTTTAGCTAAGTAAGTGTAATCAGGGTACAGGGAAGTTGTTAAATTCATCGGCTGCAACAGCTTGCAGATTCTGAAAACGAGGCATAAAGAAAGCGGCCCATTCCGCGGAGAAGCTTTCCATATTGTCGTTCAGGGTTCTGAGGCGCGCATCACCGTTGCCGGAGAGGTTTACCAAAAAACTGTTTTTCAGCATGGCCGGTGAAAGCAGGCTGAGCCTGCTACCAAGCGCTTCCTGCGCACTTCGCTGTGTATCGAAAGTCTCTTTCAGCACTTCTTCCTTTTTGGCGATGGTCTTTGTCAGAATGAGACGATTATTCCAGAACTCAAAATATCCCGGCAGATCAGCTTCATCTACTTCTAAAGGATGCTCCGCAAAAAAGGCCTGAACCAGCTGCTCCCGATCAGCTTCGACCTCTTGCTGAATGGCGCGCTGTCCGTTGATCCATACCACGCGTGACGGCACCGGATGGACGCTTTCGGCTATCAGGTTGAATACAGCGGGCATCACCACTAAAAACAAAATCCATAAACCTGTAAGGGACATCGCATTGAAGACCGAGCTTTTCTGCGCAAGGTTCACCAGTGCGGACAGCAAGAACCAGAAGCCGATGTAGAGCAGCATAGCCAGCAGGAGTACGGCCACATCAGCGCTCCATCTAACCCCAAACAAAAACAAAAAGAGCAAAGTGGCGGCCAGCGTAGCACCGGCAATGAGCACAAACCGGAATACAACTTTGCCGGTCAGTATTTGTTGAAAGCTCACCGGCATGGCGTGCAACAGCTTCATGGTGCCGAGTTCCTGTTCGCGGGAAAGCATGTTGTAGCTGAGCGCAATGATGATAAGCGGGATGAGCCAGGTCATCACAAAAGCAAAATCAAATCTTCCGAGGTACTGATGAAACGGGTTTTCAAGCGCATTGTCCCGCAGCGGGCGGCTCATCACCAGGGTGACCCGACCGTAATACGGCAAAATATCGGAGGCCCCGGCGGCAATGAGCGCGAGGGGTTCGGGTTCGAGGTACACGTAGCGTCCCGCCCCCCGGAAGGCAGAGAGTACCAGCGGGTTCGACGGATCCTGAAACCAGGGACCGCTGAATTCTGCGCCGGCTTCGATTTCCCGGAGCTGCTCATATTTGCCTGCGTAAAACTGCCGGTCTTCTTCCTGCAGCCCGGCAATCCGGTCCCGCTGCGCTTCCACTCTTTCGTGACCCAGATACAGGCTGAACCCGATTACGGCAACAAGCAGAAGCAGCATGGTCCAAACTACTTTGTCAGCGGCATACATTTTCGCTTCAAAGCGAATGATGTGGCGAAGCAATCGCATATTCATGGCAGATTCAAACCTCCGTTGTTCTTGAGGCGGTGAGAAGCAGACCAAAACTCAGGCCGCTCCAAAGCAGCAGCAACAGGCCATGCGTGAGGTACTTCGTGATCCACTCCACAGCCCGGGGCGGCTCATATTCGAAGGTGATGTTTTGACTGAACAACTCAACCCCCGCGGTATAGCCTTGTGCCCGGTCGCCTACCGCATAAATCATGAGGTCTTCGTTGAGTTCGCGCATGAGTTCAATCCGGAAAGCTTCTGCCTGATCGCGAAAATGGTTGAATGCGGCCATATCGGTACCGGCCATGCCCATGGAGAAAAGCCGCACCAGCGCAGCCGGTGATACAATGGCACTGAGTTTAAACAGATTCAGCTGCTGCTCATGGATGAGCGAAATGCGGGCCATGTGGTAGTCAAACACTTCTTTCTCGAATTCTTCAGATACCTGAAGCATGAGCCCGCCAAGGTTAAAGGGAAGGTCTGCGGGGTTCGTGACACCATGTGCCGCCAGCACAGAGTCCTCAAAAGCGCGGGTGTGCTCACTGAGCGGATTATGGCCGTCAATACCTTCGCTGAGCTGACGCTGCACCGCCTGCTGAAAGCTGACCGTGTCCGGCACCGGATGAACCTGATCAGCGGCAGCTGCGATGAGTCGCGGCACAAACAGGGTGCTGAGTACCCAAAAACCCAGCAAAAGCACAAGCGCTTGCGCCTGACTCCCGGCTTTTGCCGATACCCAAACCGAGAGATGAATGAAGATGCCGAAATATAACAGCCAGCCAGCCATCATTAGGGCATAGCGCAGGAAGTAGGTTGCCTCACTTCCGGAGACGAGCAGCACGATCAGGCCTATGAGTGCGAAAAGCAGGAAAAAGCCCGAAACCAAAATCCACAGCGCCGCTGCTTTCCCGGTGAGGATATGCTTCATCCGCACACCCTGCGAAAGCAGCAGCCGGAGCATACCGTTTTCCCGTTCCGCGATAACACTGCGATACCCCAGGAAGATGATGAACAGCGGAAACAAAAAAGTAAAAATGAAAGTGGGGGTCAGTTGCCCAAAGCGGCTCAGGGAGCTGCGGTCTTCGACCGGACTATAAACTGCAAAATTTTGCCGGTGTGCCTCGAGAAAGAGGGACACGCCGGTAAATGGCTGCGTGCCCGGGTCAAAAACAGCCAGCAAAGTGACCGGCAAAAACGCATGCGTGCCGTAATGCGCCGCTGAATGCGGGTTTTTATCGCCCTGCTGTTCCCACAACGCTCTTGCCATTGTGGTAGCATCTTCGTGCTGCTGCTGTTTCTCCGTAAAATAGACCGCGCCCGACCAGGTGGAAATGAGCAGCAAAAGCAGCATAACGCCCATGAGCACTTTAGTGCCGGGTTCGCGCCAAAGCAGACGCAGCTCGTGTTTTACCAAAAGTGAAAAAGCCATCGCCTCACCCCCTGATGTGTTTGAGGTACACGGACTCAAGATCGCTGTGGGAAATTTCCGCGCTGCTCATTTCATCGGCGAGACGCCCCTTTTTCATAATCCCGATGCGCGTTCCGGTTTCCTTGGCCCTGAACAAATCATGGGTTGCCATCAGTATGGCAGCGCCCCGTGCGCTCATTGCCGAGAGCAGCTCCGCGAATTCGTTGCTTGCCGAAGGATCAAGGCCGCTCGTTGGCTCATCAAGCAGCAGCGCCCGCGTATCCCGGGCTATCGCCATGGCAATGCCGACCTTTTGCCGCATGCCTTTGGAGTAGCCCCCAACCGGGCGCAGCGCCTCATCAGCCGTAAGTCCCGCCTGAACCAACGCCTGCGTCAGCTCATCCGCTGAGGCCTTCACCCCGGCAAGTCCGCTGAAGTACTGAAGGTTTTCAAACCCGGTCAGCGTCGGGTACAGCGAGAGGTTTTCAGGGATATAGGTGATGAGCTTCCGGGCTTCGTCCGGCTTTGCGGCGGACTCGATACCGTTTACCAAAGCCGAACCACTGTCGGGGGTGATGAAACTTAAAAAGAGGTTGATGGTCGTCGTTTTGCCGGCACCGTTGGCACCGAGCAGGCAGTACACCTCTCCCGGGCCGATGGTGAGGTTGAGTTGGTCAAGGGCGGTATTGGAACCATACGTCTTCGTGAGGCCGCGGGCTTCAAGCATAGGTATATTTAAAAATGTATTGAGGGTTAGTAGCGTGATTCACCTAAAGCGCTCCTGCAAAAAGGCAAGATTCACCCGTACGGCAGAGACCGTGCCGGAATAGGCAGCATGAATGACCTGCCCGTTACTTCGGCTGCAAAGATCGCCAATCGCAAGTACGCCCGGCACCGAAGTTTCATAGGTATCATTCACCTGCACGGCGCCTCTGCCGGAAAGCTCACAGCCGAGGTCTTCTGCCAGCTTTGTATGATGACGCATGGTCCCGGGAGCATAGCAGGTTTCGAAGGCATGGGGCTGCGCCGATTCCACTGTGTGGATGAGCAGATCACCGGGTGTGCCTTTAATCCGGTAAATGGTTTCATTTTTTAACCGGATGCCGTTTCTGTGCAGCATTTCGAGGACTTCATCGGGAAAATCAACCTGCTCCCCCTGCGTAAACACCGTGATATCGTTTGTCCAGTTTGCCAGGGTCGAAGCCATAGCAACCCGCGAGGCCCCCTGACTAATCAGTGCCGTTTTCCGGTTTCGGTTTTCCCAGCCGTGGCAGTAGGGGCAGTGATAGATGCCATTGCCCCAAAGTTCTTCAAGACCCTCAATGCCGGTCAGCAGCTCGTCGTGTAAACCGGTTGCCAGCACAAGAAAGCGTGCTTCATACTGACCGCCATCCGCCGTCTGAACTGCAAAACCGTTTTCGGTTTTTGTTGCTGAAACGATTTCCCCGTTCTTCATCTGCAAAAACTCCTGATACTGCCGGAGTTGCCCGTGAACCGTCGCAGCGATTTCGCGCGGGTTTTCGCCATCCCTGGAGAACAGGTTGTTGGCTGTGGGCGACATCCGGTTGCGGGGCAGGCCGCTATCAATCATCAGCGTGCTACGCATGCAGCGCCCGAGACCCATCGCAGCAGAGAGACCCGCAAAACTGCCTCCTGCAATGATTACATCATACGTTCCTGATTCCGGAGCCTTGGCAAAACTCTCCCACACTGCGGCTGCGGGAACGTGATGCCCGGTGAAAGGCATCTGAAACATAAGCCCTGCGCCGGCGCCTAAAAGGCTGGATTTTAGAAAAGTTTTTCGGTTCATAAGGGTTAAAATGGAAAAAGAAGCTTTTTGCACAATCTAAATGCAACATGGTTTTAGCGGCAGCTAATATACCCTCGAAGCACATCTACTGCAACTAACTTGCATTTGATTTACCCTTCTTTACCAAACAATCCTTATCCTTTTGTGTTGGTTTGCTTGCGAGCCCAAATAAACTTATGCAGCTGTTTTGAAAAAGCTAAGCGGCTGCTGTACCTTTCCGCATGATCCCTCAACAGTTTACCCAAATAGCCCAAAATGTCTCGGACTACCTGGGCACTTCCGTCGGCATTTCCGAAAACCTGCTCCACAGCCTGGTTATCATCCTGGTACTGCTCCTACTGCGCTACCTGATGATCGCGTTTGTGTTCTGGAAGAGCAAAACCCCGTCGGTTCACTACAACTTCAGGCGGTACTCGGCGCAGGTCTTTTTTGTGATCGGGGTGTTTTTGATTGGAAGAGTCTGGTTTGAAGGCTTTCAGTCCATTGCTACATTTTTGGGACTGCTCTCTGTTGGTTTGGCGCTTGCCCTACGCGAGCTGCTCACCGACCTTGCCGGGTGGGTCTATATTATTGTGAGGAAGCCGTTTGAGATGGGCGATCGCATTGAAGTAGCCGGGGTGAAGGGGGATGTGATCGACAAACGGCTGTTCACTTTTTCCGTGATTGAAATCGGCAACCGCGTTGATGCGGAACAGAGCACGGGGCGCATCATCCATATCCCCAATAACAAGGTTTTTTCGGATCCGGTAGCGAATTACACAAGCGGCTTTCCTTTCATCTGGCACGAAATCCCGGTAACCATCACTTACGACTCCAACCACACCAAAGCAAAGGAATTGTTTCAACAGGTACTTGAAACGCATGCCGAGATGTATGTACACGAAGCACAGCAGGCCCTTGTGCAGGCTCAGGAGAATTTCATGCTCAAATACACCATCCTCACGCCAACTATTTTCCTGACGGTGCGTGAAAATGGCATCCTGCTCTCCGCCCGGTACTTATGCCCCGTACGCAAGACCCGCGCAACCGAACAAGCCATCAGCCTTGATCTGCTTCAGAAGTTCAGCGCCGAACCGGATATCCGCTACGCCTTCAGCAACATCCGTCTGCATCAGGGTGGCAGCGGTCAGAAGCCTTCGGAAGCCTGATCACACTTTTTCGATGGAAAAAATGTGAATTGCTACACTTTTTCGGGGGAAAAAGTGTAGCTTTCATTTATTTCTCCAACATCCTCTCATTTCTATGGAAAGAACGGCGCTTCAGGAACTCAACAGCTGGAAAATCAAATCACCCCGTAAACCGCTGATTTTACGGGGTGCGCGTCAGGTTGGGAAAACATGGCTGATGAAGAAATTCGGCGCGGATTCCTTTGAAAACACCGTATATATCAATTTTGAGCGGCAGCCGCATCTGAAGCAACTATTCGATCAAACCATGAATCCGCAGGAGATACTGACTGCACTTCAAACCGACGCCAATACCCGCATTCATCCTGATAAGACCCTAATTATATTTGATGAAATTCAGGAATGCCCCAAAGCCATAACCGCACTCAAATATTTCTATGAAGAGGCGGACAACTACCCGGTTATGGCTGCAGGCTCACTCTTGGGGGTTGCCCTGCATCAGTCAGTTTCTTTCCCGGTAGGCAAAGTTTCCTTTCTGGATCTGCACCCCATGACCTTCGAAGAGTTTTTGCTTGCCACAGGTAACGATCAAATGTGTCAGGTCCTGAAATCATTGAATTTCGGTCTGATGAGCGCACTGCATGAAAAGTTGACCCGCCTGCTGAAAACCTACTATGTTACGGGCGGCATGCCGGAAGCTGTGCTGCACTATGCGACAACCGAGCGGCTTGATGAGGTCCGTGAAATTCAGATCACCCTGCTGCAAACCTATGAACAGGATTTTTCCAAACATGCACCGGCTGCTATAGTGCCACGCATAAGGATGGTGTGGAATTCTGTTTTGGGTCAGCTGGCGCAGGAAAAACGTAAGTTTGTTTACGCACATATCAAAGAAGGTGCAAGGGCCAAGGATTTCGAGATGGCGCTGGCCTGGCTTGTTGATTGTGGGCAGGTTCACAAAATTCACGCCGTAAGCAAACCGCA
This genomic stretch from Cyclonatronum proteinivorum harbors:
- a CDS encoding ATP-binding protein, translated to MERTALQELNSWKIKSPRKPLILRGARQVGKTWLMKKFGADSFENTVYINFERQPHLKQLFDQTMNPQEILTALQTDANTRIHPDKTLIIFDEIQECPKAITALKYFYEEADNYPVMAAGSLLGVALHQSVSFPVGKVSFLDLHPMTFEEFLLATGNDQMCQVLKSLNFGLMSALHEKLTRLLKTYYVTGGMPEAVLHYATTERLDEVREIQITLLQTYEQDFSKHAPAAIVPRIRMVWNSVLGQLAQEKRKFVYAHIKEGARAKDFEMALAWLVDCGQVHKIHAVSKPHLPLKAYEDLAAFKLFLHDVGLLGAIGKLPPRTLLQGNTIFTEFKGALTEQFVCQELTALSNLPLYYWSAKKGAAEVDFVVQKEDRIIPIEVKAEENLKAKSLLVYHDRFHPDLAVRSSLSPHRISDWLHNIPLYALGFYFR